CGTCTGCACGGTATATGCATTAAACGGCTCTCTTACCGTGTGACCGAAGCCGGACACGGAACGGTGTATCACATACGCTGCAAATCACTTGTTCCGAAACGGTTCGTTTTCGATCTACACTATGAGAGCCATGCATGCGAGCCGAAGGTTACGGTCTCCTTTCTTGTGGCCGTGGTGGAGCATTCTTTGTATTGACAACTGTACAATTCATAAAGTAATCTTAGACATATAATCTATTTGAATAGTGTGGAACCGCTCTTATCAAGAGTTCGGCTGAGGGACTGGCCCGATGAAGCCGCAGCAACCGACTTTACGGGAAAGCAGGCAGCCAGGGCTGCTGCTGCAAATGACCGTATGTAGCACGGTGCCAATTCCGACGAGAATCTGATTCTCGAAAGATGAGAGAGGGTTGCTGGCGATACATAGCAAACCTCTTTCTCCAGAATGAGAAAGAGGTTTTTGTATGTGGACCCTCGCAGAGAGAGGTTTCAGGGAGGAGCGTAAAGATGTACCAAATTCACGGATTAAGAGAGAAACTGCAGCTTGGCAAAAGTGTTGTGACAGTCGAATTGGAGCCGCCGAAAGGGGCCGATCCGATGCCGACGATGCTCACTGCGAAACATCTGCGGGGGTATGTGGATGCTGTCAATATTGCGGATTCGCCGATGGCGACGCTGCGAATGAGTCCGATTGCACTGTCTCATATTGTACAGCAGGATCTTGGGTTAGAGGCGATTTTTCATCTGACCTGCCGCGACCGAAATATTCTGGGCCTGCAGTCGGAGCTTTTGGGGGCCGCCGCATTGGGCGTGCGGAACATTCTGACATTGACGGGCGACCAACCAAGCCGGGGCGATCATCCGGATGCACAGGGTGTATTTGAAGTCGATGCGATCGGGCTTGTGAATATCGCCAAGACTTTGAATGAAGGACAGGATTTGGCGGGTAAATCGTTGAATGCGAAAACCGATTTTTTTATTGGAGGAGCAGCGAATCCGGGTGCGGAAGATCAGGAAGTGGAATTTTCCAAGCTGCGGGCCAAGACCTCAGCTGGTGTCCGGTTTGTGCAGACACAGCCGGTGTTTGACGTAGAGACGGCGCTTCGTTATCAGGAACGGGTCGAAAAAGAGGGACTGCCTGTTTATGTGCTGTTCGGGATTCTGCCGTTAAAGAGCGGTAAGCAGGCGCGATTCCTGAATGAAAAAGTGCCGGGAATCAGTATTTCTCAGGAAATTATTGATCGCGTGGAAGCATTTGGACGTGAAGCAGGCGTGGAAATCGCACAGGAACTTTATCATGCGCTGAAACCGCATGTGGCGGGGGTCCATCTGTATCCATTGAACAATTTGCAGACCGTTTATGACGTGCTGGACATCCGGGTGGATCAGTCGGTAGCGCTGTAAGCCGGAGGCTTCTTATCAGGAAACATATCCTTTCCCGCATCACAGGAGTGGTGCGTTGAAACACATAAATGAGGTGAAGTAAAACGCCCTGGAACGACTGGTCATTCCAAGGCGTTTTACTATCTTAGCCGATAGAAATTTATATATTTTATCCTATTGACATAAGATACTTTGCCTCGCCTGCGCTTGGGCCTGGCGAACCAAGTTTTCTTTAGGGCAAAATTGTGTATGATATAATTTAATATAGAAGAAAGAGTTTGCACAAAGCGAAGGGTGATAATCGTGAGTTCGCCTATAAATCATCCAAAGCGGAAGTATAGTTATCAGGACTACATGAACTGTCCAAATGAAGAACGCTGTGGAAGGTAAGACAGACGAACAGATTACGAATGTCGTACAGCCTGATATCACTGTGGTTTGTGATCCGAAGAAATTGGACGACAAAGGATGTAAAGGAAGTCCTGACCTGATCATTGAAATTCGCTCCCCATCAACAGGAAAGATTGACCGTTGGATCAAGTATAAGTTGTATGAGTCTGCAGGAGTTAAAGAATACTGGATTGTTGAGCCAGCCAACAGTACAATCGAAGTTTTTACCTTGAATTTGAAGGGTTGCTATGAATTGAATGCAGTTTATGGGAAAGAGGACAAGGCAAAAGCTGGTATTTTCGATGATCTGCTGATTGACTTGCAATTGTTTTCAAAGAATAATAATTTACTACGTCCTAGCGGGCTTAGAAGAGCTTTTTGGGACGTTTTGCCGTTATTGGGATAAACTTTAATTTGTATCGTGCGGGTCCAGGCATTATTTAAATTGATGAGGAAGTCAAACTGGCGGACACCCGGTGGGGAAAAGAAAATTCGCGTTTAATAACGCGAATTTCCGGAGTAGAGATAATGATTCACTTTATTTGGCCGCTTTGCTCGGAGCCGGAACCGGTTGACTGCTGTTCTGTTTCAAGTGCTGCACAAACTGTCCGATTCGGCCAAGCGCTTTTTGAATGTTTTCGGTAGAAGTTGCGTAAGAACAGCGAACAAATCCTTCGCCGCCTTCGCCAAAAACGTTGCCTGGCACGACGGCGACACCGTAGTGTAAAAGCTGTTCCGCAAACTGTTCCGAAGTCAAGCCGGTGGATCGAATGTCAGGAAACGCATAAAAAGCGCCTTTTGGCTCGTGACAAGCCAAACCGATATCACGAAATCCTTTGACAATCAAACGGCGTCGCTGGTCGTATCGTTCGACCATGTGGCGCTTTTCCGATTCGCCGTGCAAAAGCGCTTCCAGTGCGGCTTTTTGTCCCATGATGGGAGCGCACATGATGGTGTATTGATGAATCTTCAGCATTAAATTCAAAATTTCGGGCGGTGCGGCAGCATAGCCGATTCTCCACCCGGTCATCGCGAACGCTTTCGACATCCCGCTGATCACAACGGTTCGTTCTTTCATGCCAGGCAGTGATGCGATGCTGACATGCTCTCCTTCGTAAGTCAACTCTGCGTAAATTTCATCTGAAACCACGAACAGGTCATGTTCGATCACTACGTCGGCAATCGCCTGCAAATCCTGCCGGGTCATGATGGCTCCCGTCGGATTGCTGGGGAAGCAGAGAATCAGCACTTTTGACTGAGGCGTAATTCTCGCCCTTAGATGTTCCGGCATCAGACGAAAGTCATCTGCCGCGAATGTGGGTATGCCAACCGCACGACCGCCCGCCAACACCGCGCAGGGACGGTAGGACACGTAGGCAGGTTCCGGAATCAGAACTTCATCTCCGGGGCAGATCAGCGTGCGCAGGGCGATATCGATCGCTTCGCTGCCGCCGACGGTGACCACCAATTCCTCCGGGTCGTACTGCAGATCGAATTTTTGCAGGTAATCGGCGATTGCCTTTCGTAATTCGGGCAATCCTTTATTGGATGTATACGTGGTAAATCCGCGTTCCAACGAGTAAAAACAGGCCTCCCGCACATGCCACGGAGTTACGAAGTCAGGTTCTCCCACCCCCAGCGAGATCACATCTTCCATTTGGTTGGCCAGATCAAAAAAACGGCGAATGCCCGATGGGGGCAACGTTTGGACAACGGGAGACAGTCGATCATAGAGGGAACTCACGGCGCGATCACCAGCCGTTGATCATCTTCGTGATCGTCAAAAATGACGCCGTCCGATTTATATGTTTTTAAAAGAAAATGGGTAGTCGTCGAATTGACGTGTTCGACAGTTGACAGCTTCTGGGCAACAAACCGGGCCACGTCTTGCAAATGATTTTCTTCTACGATCACTTGAAGATCATAGGCGCCTGACATAAGGGAGACAGACTTGACTTCCGGGAACCGGTAAATTCGCTCTGCGATCGCGTCAAAACCGACCTCGCGCTGCGGTGTCACTTTCACGTCGATGACGGCGGTTACTTTTTGTTTTTCTACTTTGTCCCAGTTGATGACAGCCGAATAGCGGAGAATCACTCTTTCTTTTTCAAGCTGTTGAATGATGGAAGTTACTTCAGCCGTTTCGATGCCTAGCATCGTCGCGATCGTTTCATGCGAAAGCTGCGAATTTTCATGAAGCAGGTGAAGAATTTGGTTGCTCGTGCTGTTTATGTCCATTTCAGTACCTCGCGTATCCTAATTGTCTTTTATCTATTATGTCAAAACTTCTCGAAAGGAGAAAGAGATTTTGGGAAATTTTTCGTTTTTTTTGCGGGGAGGCCGTCTCGTTATTTCTGTTATAATAGGGAACTGCAAGGTAAAACGGGATAACGTCCGCGTGCGGAGAGTGGGGTCTGGATGAGTTCAGTTCGAAAACCTTTACCGAAGATAAGCGGGCTGCTGGTCGGCGGCTTTATCGCAGCTATTGCCTGTCTCGCTGTATTTGCCAATTTGGCGGAAGATGTGATAGAGCCGGGAACCATCTCATTTGACCAAACGGCCGGCGATTTGCTGCGAGGAGTTGCTGCCCCTTGGTTGACCAGAGGGATGATCGCGGTAACCGAATTGGGCTCGTTATATGTGCTGCTTCCGCTGTTTGTCATAGTGGTCGGGTATCTCTGGTTCCGATTGCACCGCTTCTGGGAAGCGATGATGTTTGTGATCAGCGGTATCGGATCGCTCGCCCTGAATGTGATTTTAAAGCAGCTGTTTCAGCGTTCCCGGCCCGACCTGCAGCATTTGGTGGAAGCGGGCGGATACAGTTTCCCGAGCGGTCATGCGATGGTGGCGGCCGGATCTTATGGGATGCTCGGCTATTTGATCTGGTATTTCCTGCGAAAACAAGGCAGGCCCAATTGGTATGTGCCGATTTTAACGGTGGCGTGGGTACTGCTGATCGGAGTAAGCCGGGTGTATCTGGGTGTTCATTACGCAAGCGACGTATTGGCGGGCTTTGCAGCGGGCGGTTTCTGGCTTTTGGCCTGCATTTTTGCGCTGCATTTGATTCGTTACTATAAATCGTAGGGTGAATGTAAGTTCAGTAACAGGAATCTACCGGATTGGTGATGGGAATGACAACACGCGAAAATATCAAGGGAAAATTGGCGCTGCTGCCCGCCAAACCGGGCGTCTATCTAATGAAAGACAAGCATGGCGAGATCATTTACGTCGGCAAGGCAAAAGCGTTAAAAAACCGTGTGCGCTCTTATTTTGCAGGATCGCATGACGGCAAGACACAACTGCTTGTTTCAAACATTGCCGATTTTGAATATATTGTGACCGATACGGTCGTGGAAGCGTTGATTCTGGAAAACAACCTGATCAAAAAGCACACACCGCATTTCAACATTGCGCTGAAAGACGACAAGACGTATCCGTACATTAAAATTACGAACGAAGAGCATCCTAGGCTGGAGATCGTGCGGCGGGTCAAAAAAGACGGCGGGCGCTATTTCGGGCCTTATCCAAACGCAGGCGCCGCGGCTGAGACAAAGAAACTGCTTGACCGGTTGTACCCGCTTCGCAAATGCGTGAAGTTAAAACCGAAAGTCTGTCTGTACTATCATATCAACCAATGTGTCGCGCCTTGCGAATTTCCGGTGGATCCGAATGAGTATGACCGGATGGTCAAGGAAATCAGCCAATTTTTGAATGGCGGGCACAACGTGATCAAACAGCAGTTGACAGAAAAGATGCAAACAGAAGCGGAAGCGCTCCATTTTGAGCGGGCGAAGGAACTGCGTGACCTGATTCAGCATATTGACAAAGTAATGGAGAAGCAAAAGATCGACCTTGGCGACACGGTCCACCGCGATGTGTTTGGCTACTATGCGAACAAGGGCATGATGTGCGTCCAGGTGTTTTACGTTCGCTCCGGCAAGCTGATTGAGCGTGACGTAGCGATTTTTCAGCATCACGGCGAGGAAAAAGAAGATTTTCTGTCATACGTCACCCAGTTTTATTTTGAAAATGCGGATCTGCCGAAAGAGATTTTGCTGCCGATCGGCCTTGATACCGATGTGATCGAAGAGTGGCTGTCGGTTAAAATCAGAGTGCCGATGCGGGGCGACAAGAAGCAGTTGGTCGACATGGCCTGTGAAAATGCAAGAATCGCCCTGGAAGAGCGCTTTAAAATGATGGACCGCGACATGGACCGGACGGTCCGCGCGGTACAGCAGTTGGGTGAAATTCTTGCGATTCCAACGCCGGTCCGGATCGAATCGTTTGACAACTCGAACATTCAGGGAGCCGACCCGGTGGCGGCGATGGTGGTGTTTATCAACGGCCAACCGGCGAAAAAAGAATACCGAAAATACAAAATCCGTACCGTGCAAGGTCCGGATGATTACGAGTCGATGCGGGAAGTAATCCGCCGCCGGTTTATCCGCGCTTTGAAAGAAAAGCAGCCGCTGCCCGATCTTATTGTCATAGACGGCGGCAAGGGGCAGATTCATGCGGCGCTTGACGTGTTGGAAAATGAGCTGGATCTCGAAGTGCCCGTATGCGGATTGGCGAAAGACGACCGTCACCGCACCAGTCAGCTTTTTTTCGGGCATGAACCGGACCCGCTGCCGATTGATCGTTCGTCACAGGCATTTTATCTGCTGACGCGTATTCAGGATGAAGTGCATCGCTTTGCGATTGCGTTTCATCGCAATACGCATGGGAAAGAGGCGATTCGCTCGGTGTTGGACGACATACCGGGCGTAGGGGAAAAGCGCCGCAAGCAGCTTCTGAAACACTTCGGGTCGCTTGATGCGATAAAAGGAGCGCCTGTCGAAGAATTCCGCAAGATCGGGATCGGCGACAAACTGGCTCGGGAGATTTTGCAATTTTTGCGGCAGACGTGAAGAATTTCGGAAACCAAACATGAAAATATAAATTGTGGACAAAAATATAGAAAAGCTAAAAACTTCCCAATAGCGCCAGAAAACCAGAAGACGGGAAGTGACCTGCTTGTCCACGGAACGATTGATTTCATTGGTTGCTTGGTTGATTATGGCGTACTTGCTGTGGAAATTTGTGCCGCGCAATAAAATCCGGGAAGCGCACGTTATTTTTCTGTTTAAACAGGCGATGACGTGGGTTTTTGGCCTGATGGTGGCCCATTGGGAGCTGATTGAATATCCTGTGCGAATCTTCGCGGGGGGAACCCAAAGCAGTTTTACGTATGACTATTTTATCGATCCGTCGATCGCTGTGTTATTTAACCTGCGCTACCCGGAAAACGGAGGGAGATGGCGAAAATTTCTGCATTACGTCATTTACTGCTCCGCTGTCGTTTTTCCTGAATGGATATTGGAAGATTATACTGACTTGATTGAATATAAAAAATGGGCCTGGTATTGGTCCTGGATTACCCTGTTTGCAACGCTTTTTATTTCGCGCCAGTATTACCTCTGGTTTTTTAAAATTAAAAGGTAGACCGATTGGAAAGCGAATGATATAATACGTTTAAAATTGAACATGAATTATAGATTGCCTCATCTCTGAAGGGGTGAGGTAGAGGCGCGAACGATCATGAGTAGCTTTGACGAGAGACGGGTTCTTGACGACTCATCGCGAAAGGGATGTTCGCCGAAGCGGACATTTACCCGGAATGTCTGGCTGGGTCTGCACCGAACAGGTGCAGGACTGTCACTGCAGATTCCCCTGATCTGCCGTGGAGCACTATCTCACTGAGATGACAAAGGGGAGTGGAATGGGTCTGTGGTTAGCGGTGCCTGTGGGCGCGGCAGCGGGCCGATTTTGCCAAGAGGAGGCACTATGACGCCAGTATGTACACAAGGCGGCAGTAGACAGGTGACTCTGAATCAACCTTCTATTGCCGCTTTTATTGTTTGGAGGGATTATCCCTATTACCAAACGGGATTCTGTAAAATTTGAGAATAGATGCAAGGAGTGGGGAGTGTGGCTTTAATCGTTCAGAAGTTTGGGGGAAGTTCCGTAGCGAGCCCCGAACACATCAAACGGGTGGCGAAACGCGTGGCCTCGACAGCTGATCAGGGACATTCGGTGGTTGTTGTTGTATCTGCGATGGGAGATACGACTGACGATCTGATTGAACTGGCGGAAAAAGTATCCAGCAAACGGTCCGCTCGTGAAATGGATATGCTGTTGACAACCGGCGAGCAGATTTCGATCGCTCTTTTGGCGATGGCGCTGCAGGATATCGGCAAGGACAGCATTTCCCTGACGGGCGGTCAGGCAGGCATCCGGACAGAGGCGGTTCACAGCAAAGCTCGCATTACCGATATGAACCCGTCCCGGATTCATAGTGAACTGGCGAAAGGGAAAATCGTTGTGGTGGCCGGCTTTCAGGGCGTAACGGAAGCAGGCGACATCAGCACATTGGGACGCGGCGGCTCCGATACGACCGCAGTTGCTTTGGCGGCCGGACTGAAAGCGAATCTTTGCGAAATTTATACAGACGTGGAAGGCGTGTACTCGACCGATCCGCGTGTTGTAAAATTTGCCCGCAAGATTCCGGAAATCTCGTATGACGAGATGCTGGAACTGGCCAATCTGGGGGCGGCCGTGCTGCATCCGCGCGCCGTCGAATACGCGAAACAGTACAATGTGCCGTTGATGGTTCGTTCGAGCTTTACTACAAATCCGGGAACATTGGTGAAAGAGGAGGCCGTTATGGAAAAAGGGATTGCAGTGCGCGGCATCGCGCATGATCTGAATGTAGCAAAAGTGGCATTGGTATGCGTGCCAAATCGTCTGGAAAATCTGCAGACCGTTTTTGAAACGTTGGGCCAGGAAAGCGTCAATGTCGATATTATCGTGCAAAGCGTTGTGCAAAACGACTGTACGGACATTTCCTTTACCGTAGCCAAAAACGATCTGGACCGCGCGTTGGAAGTGTTGAACGATTTGCAATCCAGGCTGGGGGCGCAGGAAGTCATTAGCGAACAGGGTGTGGCGAAAGTGTCGATCGTTGGAGCCGGCA
The sequence above is a segment of the Effusibacillus dendaii genome. Coding sequences within it:
- a CDS encoding methylenetetrahydrofolate reductase, with the translated sequence MYQIHGLREKLQLGKSVVTVELEPPKGADPMPTMLTAKHLRGYVDAVNIADSPMATLRMSPIALSHIVQQDLGLEAIFHLTCRDRNILGLQSELLGAAALGVRNILTLTGDQPSRGDHPDAQGVFEVDAIGLVNIAKTLNEGQDLAGKSLNAKTDFFIGGAANPGAEDQEVEFSKLRAKTSAGVRFVQTQPVFDVETALRYQERVEKEGLPVYVLFGILPLKSGKQARFLNEKVPGISISQEIIDRVEAFGREAGVEIAQELYHALKPHVAGVHLYPLNNLQTVYDVLDIRVDQSVAL
- a CDS encoding Uma2 family endonuclease; protein product: MKNAVEGKTDEQITNVVQPDITVVCDPKKLDDKGCKGSPDLIIEIRSPSTGKIDRWIKYKLYESAGVKEYWIVEPANSTIEVFTLNLKGCYELNAVYGKEDKAKAGIFDDLLIDLQLFSKNNNLLRPSGLRRAFWDVLPLLG
- a CDS encoding aminotransferase class I/II-fold pyridoxal phosphate-dependent enzyme encodes the protein MSSLYDRLSPVVQTLPPSGIRRFFDLANQMEDVISLGVGEPDFVTPWHVREACFYSLERGFTTYTSNKGLPELRKAIADYLQKFDLQYDPEELVVTVGGSEAIDIALRTLICPGDEVLIPEPAYVSYRPCAVLAGGRAVGIPTFAADDFRLMPEHLRARITPQSKVLILCFPSNPTGAIMTRQDLQAIADVVIEHDLFVVSDEIYAELTYEGEHVSIASLPGMKERTVVISGMSKAFAMTGWRIGYAAAPPEILNLMLKIHQYTIMCAPIMGQKAALEALLHGESEKRHMVERYDQRRRLIVKGFRDIGLACHEPKGAFYAFPDIRSTGLTSEQFAEQLLHYGVAVVPGNVFGEGGEGFVRCSYATSTENIQKALGRIGQFVQHLKQNSSQPVPAPSKAAK
- a CDS encoding Lrp/AsnC family transcriptional regulator, yielding MDINSTSNQILHLLHENSQLSHETIATMLGIETAEVTSIIQQLEKERVILRYSAVINWDKVEKQKVTAVIDVKVTPQREVGFDAIAERIYRFPEVKSVSLMSGAYDLQVIVEENHLQDVARFVAQKLSTVEHVNSTTTHFLLKTYKSDGVIFDDHEDDQRLVIAP
- a CDS encoding phosphatase PAP2 family protein — encoded protein: MSSVRKPLPKISGLLVGGFIAAIACLAVFANLAEDVIEPGTISFDQTAGDLLRGVAAPWLTRGMIAVTELGSLYVLLPLFVIVVGYLWFRLHRFWEAMMFVISGIGSLALNVILKQLFQRSRPDLQHLVEAGGYSFPSGHAMVAAGSYGMLGYLIWYFLRKQGRPNWYVPILTVAWVLLIGVSRVYLGVHYASDVLAGFAAGGFWLLACIFALHLIRYYKS
- the uvrC gene encoding excinuclease ABC subunit UvrC, which produces MTTRENIKGKLALLPAKPGVYLMKDKHGEIIYVGKAKALKNRVRSYFAGSHDGKTQLLVSNIADFEYIVTDTVVEALILENNLIKKHTPHFNIALKDDKTYPYIKITNEEHPRLEIVRRVKKDGGRYFGPYPNAGAAAETKKLLDRLYPLRKCVKLKPKVCLYYHINQCVAPCEFPVDPNEYDRMVKEISQFLNGGHNVIKQQLTEKMQTEAEALHFERAKELRDLIQHIDKVMEKQKIDLGDTVHRDVFGYYANKGMMCVQVFYVRSGKLIERDVAIFQHHGEEKEDFLSYVTQFYFENADLPKEILLPIGLDTDVIEEWLSVKIRVPMRGDKKQLVDMACENARIALEERFKMMDRDMDRTVRAVQQLGEILAIPTPVRIESFDNSNIQGADPVAAMVVFINGQPAKKEYRKYKIRTVQGPDDYESMREVIRRRFIRALKEKQPLPDLIVIDGGKGQIHAALDVLENELDLEVPVCGLAKDDRHRTSQLFFGHEPDPLPIDRSSQAFYLLTRIQDEVHRFAIAFHRNTHGKEAIRSVLDDIPGVGEKRRKQLLKHFGSLDAIKGAPVEEFRKIGIGDKLAREILQFLRQT
- a CDS encoding CBO0543 family protein produces the protein MSTERLISLVAWLIMAYLLWKFVPRNKIREAHVIFLFKQAMTWVFGLMVAHWELIEYPVRIFAGGTQSSFTYDYFIDPSIAVLFNLRYPENGGRWRKFLHYVIYCSAVVFPEWILEDYTDLIEYKKWAWYWSWITLFATLFISRQYYLWFFKIKR
- a CDS encoding aspartate kinase; this encodes MALIVQKFGGSSVASPEHIKRVAKRVASTADQGHSVVVVVSAMGDTTDDLIELAEKVSSKRSAREMDMLLTTGEQISIALLAMALQDIGKDSISLTGGQAGIRTEAVHSKARITDMNPSRIHSELAKGKIVVVAGFQGVTEAGDISTLGRGGSDTTAVALAAGLKANLCEIYTDVEGVYSTDPRVVKFARKIPEISYDEMLELANLGAAVLHPRAVEYAKQYNVPLMVRSSFTTNPGTLVKEEAVMEKGIAVRGIAHDLNVAKVALVCVPNRLENLQTVFETLGQESVNVDIIVQSVVQNDCTDISFTVAKNDLDRALEVLNDLQSRLGAQEVISEQGVAKVSIVGAGMISNPGVAAQMFRTLTENNIEIKMVSTSEIKVSCVIDANEVHKAVQVLHTAFNLDSVEVATVAK